One genomic segment of Falco peregrinus isolate bFalPer1 chromosome 7, bFalPer1.pri, whole genome shotgun sequence includes these proteins:
- the BCLAF1 gene encoding bcl-2-associated transcription factor 1 isoform X1, translated as MGRSNSRSHSSRSKSRSQSSSRSRSRSHSRKKRYSSRSRSRTYSRSRSRDRVYSRDYRRDYRNNRGMRRPYGYRGRGRGYYQGGGGRYHRGGYRPVWNRRHSRSPRRGRSRSRSPKRRSVSSQRSRSRSRRSYRSSRSPRSSSSRSSSPYSKSPVSSKRRASLEKQAKKTEGAPLQDSPLKNKSQDEQKDTFEHDPSESLDDFNKSSAASGDIWPGLSAYDNSPRSPHSPSIATPPSQSSSCSDAPLLSTAHSAKDTPQHSHSIQHSPERSGSGSLGNGSSRYSPSQNSPLHHIPSRRSPAKTIPSQSAPREEARVRSFYPEGGEQDTTKGGKFMKRYTDEESRVYLLDRGNTREKEAQKERGSEKGRTEGEREWEEQETLDFFVDKETGKEKFNDSEGEDTEETEDYRQFRKSVLADQGKNFPTASHRNAEEEGTKYKSKISIKGNRESDGFRDEKSYKLKETGYVVERPSATKDKHKEEDKSSERIMMKKETQSPEQVKSEKLKELFDYSPPLHKNLDAREKSTFREESPLRIKMIASDSHRPEVKLKMAPVPLDDSNRPASLTKDRLLASTLVHSVKKEQEFRSIFDHIKLPQASKSTSESFIQHIVSLVHHVKEQYFKSAGMTLNERFTAYQKATEEHCTRQKSPEIHRRIDISPSTLRKHTRLAGEERVFKEESQKGDKKLRCDSADLRHDIDRRRKERSKERGDSKGSRESSGSRKQEKTPKDYKDYKSYKDDSKQKRDQDRARSSPSSSPSSSSSSSREEKDCKKERDEEFKTHHEQKEYSGFAGVNRPRGTFFRIRGRGRARGVFAGTNTGPSNSNTTFQKRPKEEEWDPEYTPKSKKYFLHDDRDDGVDYWAKRGRGRGTFQRGRGRFNFKKSGSSPKWTHDKYQGDGIVEDEEETIENNEEKDRRKEEKE; from the exons ATGGGTCGATCTAACTCAAGATCACATTCTTCAAGATCCAAGTCCAGATCTCAGTCCAGCTCTAGGTCAAGATCCAGATCACATTCTAGAAAAAAGAGATACAG ttctAGGTCTCGGTCAAGGACATACTCACGATCTCGCAGCAGGGATCGTGTTTATTCTAGAGATTATCGCAGAGATTACAGAAATAATAGAGGAATGAGACGTCCCTATGGTTACAGAGGAAGAGGTAGAGGGTATTATCAAGGAGGAGGTGGTAGATACCATCGTGGAGGTTATAGGCCTGTCTGGAACCGAAGACACTCCCGAAGCCCTAGGCGTGGCCGTTCACGTTCCAGAAGTCCAAAACGAAGGTCTGTGTCTTCCCAGAGGTCCCGGAGCAGATCTCGTCGATCTTACAGATCTTCCAGGTCCCCAAGGTCCTCTTCATCTCGTTCTTCATCCCCATACAGCAAATCACCTGTCTCTTCCAAAAGACGTGCGTCTCTGGAAAAGCaggcaaagaaaactgaaggggCTCCTTTGCAAGATAGCcccttgaaaaataaatcacaagaTGAACAGAAAGATACATTTGAACATGACCCATCAGAGTCTCTTGACGATTTTAACAAATCATCAGCAGCTTCTGGCGACATTTGGCCTGGCCTTTCAGCATATGATAACAGTCCAAGGTCACCCCATAGTCCTTCTATTGCCACCCCACCTAGTCAGAGTTCATCTTGCTCTGATGCCCCTTTGCTTAGCACAGCCCACTCAGCAAAGGACACTCCTCAACATTCCCATTCCATTCAGCATAGTCCTGAGAGGTCTGGCTCTGGTTCTCTTGGAAATGGTTCTAGCCGTTATAGTCCTTCTCAGAATAGCCCATTGCATCATATCCCTTCAAGGAGAAGCCCTGCAAAGACAATCCCATCACAGAGCGCTCCCCGTGAGGAGGCTCGAGTGCGGTCATTTTATCCTGAAGGTGGTGAACAGGACACTACAAAAGGTGGAAAGTTTATGAAAAG GTACACAGATGAAGAGTCTAGAGTATACCTGCTTGATAGGGGTAATACCAGGGAAAAGGAGGCCCAGAAGGAGAGAGGATCAGAAAAAGGgaggacagagggagaaagggaatgGGAGGAACAGGAAACCTTAGATTTTTTCGTTGATAAAGagactgggaaagaaaagtttaatgACTCTGAAGGGGAGGACACAGAGGAGACAGAGGATTACAGACAGTTCAGAAAGTCTGTCCTGGCAGATCAGGGTAAAAATTTTCCTACTGCATCTCACCGGAatgctgaggaggaaggaaccAAATACAAATCTAAAATATCAATCAAGGGCAATAGAGAGAGCGATGGATTTAGAGATGAGAAAAGTTATAAGCTTAAAGAGACTGGCTATGTAGTGGAAAGGCCTAGTGCAACAAAAGATAAGCACAAGGAAGAAGACAAGAGTTCTGAGAGAATAATGATGAAGAAAGAAACTCAGTCACCTGAGCAGGTAAAGTCTGAAAAGCTCAAAGAACTCTTTGATTACAGTCCCCCTCTACACAAGAATCTGGATGCGAGAGAAAAATCCACCTTCAGAGAGGAGAGCCCACTTAGGATCAAAATGATAGCCAGTGACTCCCATCGTCCTGAAGTTAAACTCAAAATGGCACCGGTACCTCTTGACGATTCCAATAG ACCTGCTTCCTTGACTAAAGACAGGCTGCTTGCTAGCACACTTGTCCATTCCGTCAAGAAGGAGCAAGAGTTCCGATCCATCTTTGACCACATTAAGTTGCCACAGGCCAGCAAAAGCACGTCAGAGTCATTTATTCAGCACATTGTGTCGTTGGTTCACCACGTCAAAG AGCAATACTTCAAGTCAGCTGGAATGACCCTAAATGAGAGGTTCACTGCATATCAAAAAGCTACTGAAGAACACTGCACCCGGCAAAAGAGCCCAGAAATACATAG gAGGATTGACATCTCTCCAAGTACCCTGAGGAAGCATACCCGTTTAGCAGGTGAAGAGAGAgtctttaaagaagaaagtcAAAAA GGAGATAAAAAATTAAGGTGCGATTCTGCTGATCTTCGTCATGACATTGACCGACGTAGGAAAGAGCGAAGTAAAGAACGAGGAGACTCAAAGGGTTCCAGGGAATCCAGTGGGTCaaggaagcaggagaaaacTCCAAAAGATTACAAGGATTACAAATCTTACAAAGATGACAG caaacaaaaaagagatCAAGACCGTGCTCGGTCCTCCCCATCTTCCTCTCCATCTTCTTCTTCATCCAGTTCTCGAGAAGAAAAGGattgcaagaaagaaagagatgaagaGTTCAAAACCCACCATGAACAGAAAGAATACTCTGGTTTTGCAGGGGTCAACAGGCCAAGAGGCACCTTT TTTCGAATTAGGGGCAGAGGAAGAGCCAGAGGAGTCTTTGCTGGAACAAATACTGGTCCCAGCAACTCAAATACTACTTTTCAGAAGAGACCGAAGGAAGAGGAATGGGATCCTGAATATACcccaaaaagcaagaaatacttCTTG CATGATGACAGAGATGATGGTGTGGATTATTGGGCCAAAAGAGGAAGAGGCCGTGGTACTTTCCAGCGTGGCAGAGGGCGTTTTAACTTCAAAAAGTCAGGTAGCAGTCCAAAGTGGACACATGACAAGTATCAAGGGGATGGGATTgtggaagatgaagaagaaacaattgagaataatgaagaaaaggaCAGACGCAAAGAGGAGAAG gaATAA
- the BCLAF1 gene encoding bcl-2-associated transcription factor 1 isoform X2: protein MGRSNSRSHSSRSKSRSQSSSRSRSRSHSRKKRYSSRSRSRTYSRSRSRDRVYSRDYRRDYRNNRGMRRPYGYRGRGRGYYQGGGGRYHRGGYRPVWNRRHSRSPRRGRSRSRSPKRRSVSSQRSRSRSRRSYRSSRSPRSSSSRSSSPYSKSPVSSKRRASLEKQAKKTEGAPLQDSPLKNKSQDEQKDTFEHDPSESLDDFNKSSAASGDIWPGLSAYDNSPRSPHSPSIATPPSQSSSCSDAPLLSTAHSAKDTPQHSHSIQHSPERSGSGSLGNGSSRYSPSQNSPLHHIPSRRSPAKTIPSQSAPREEARVRSFYPEGGEQDTTKGGKFMKRYTDEESRVYLLDRGNTREKEAQKERGSEKGRTEGEREWEEQETLDFFVDKETGKEKFNDSEGEDTEETEDYRQFRKSVLADQGKNFPTASHRNAEEEGTKYKSKISIKGNRESDGFRDEKSYKLKETGYVVERPSATKDKHKEEDKSSERIMMKKETQSPEQVKSEKLKELFDYSPPLHKNLDAREKSTFREESPLRIKMIASDSHRPEVKLKMAPVPLDDSNRPASLTKDRLLASTLVHSVKKEQEFRSIFDHIKLPQASKSTSESFIQHIVSLVHHVKEQYFKSAGMTLNERFTAYQKATEEHCTRQKSPEIHRRIDISPSTLRKHTRLAGEERVFKEESQKGDKKLRCDSADLRHDIDRRRKERSKERGDSKGSRESSGSRKQEKTPKDYKDYKSYKDDSKQKRDQDRARSSPSSSPSSSSSSSREEKDCKKERDEEFKTHHEQKEYSGFAGVNRPRGTFHDDRDDGVDYWAKRGRGRGTFQRGRGRFNFKKSGSSPKWTHDKYQGDGIVEDEEETIENNEEKDRRKEEKE from the exons ATGGGTCGATCTAACTCAAGATCACATTCTTCAAGATCCAAGTCCAGATCTCAGTCCAGCTCTAGGTCAAGATCCAGATCACATTCTAGAAAAAAGAGATACAG ttctAGGTCTCGGTCAAGGACATACTCACGATCTCGCAGCAGGGATCGTGTTTATTCTAGAGATTATCGCAGAGATTACAGAAATAATAGAGGAATGAGACGTCCCTATGGTTACAGAGGAAGAGGTAGAGGGTATTATCAAGGAGGAGGTGGTAGATACCATCGTGGAGGTTATAGGCCTGTCTGGAACCGAAGACACTCCCGAAGCCCTAGGCGTGGCCGTTCACGTTCCAGAAGTCCAAAACGAAGGTCTGTGTCTTCCCAGAGGTCCCGGAGCAGATCTCGTCGATCTTACAGATCTTCCAGGTCCCCAAGGTCCTCTTCATCTCGTTCTTCATCCCCATACAGCAAATCACCTGTCTCTTCCAAAAGACGTGCGTCTCTGGAAAAGCaggcaaagaaaactgaaggggCTCCTTTGCAAGATAGCcccttgaaaaataaatcacaagaTGAACAGAAAGATACATTTGAACATGACCCATCAGAGTCTCTTGACGATTTTAACAAATCATCAGCAGCTTCTGGCGACATTTGGCCTGGCCTTTCAGCATATGATAACAGTCCAAGGTCACCCCATAGTCCTTCTATTGCCACCCCACCTAGTCAGAGTTCATCTTGCTCTGATGCCCCTTTGCTTAGCACAGCCCACTCAGCAAAGGACACTCCTCAACATTCCCATTCCATTCAGCATAGTCCTGAGAGGTCTGGCTCTGGTTCTCTTGGAAATGGTTCTAGCCGTTATAGTCCTTCTCAGAATAGCCCATTGCATCATATCCCTTCAAGGAGAAGCCCTGCAAAGACAATCCCATCACAGAGCGCTCCCCGTGAGGAGGCTCGAGTGCGGTCATTTTATCCTGAAGGTGGTGAACAGGACACTACAAAAGGTGGAAAGTTTATGAAAAG GTACACAGATGAAGAGTCTAGAGTATACCTGCTTGATAGGGGTAATACCAGGGAAAAGGAGGCCCAGAAGGAGAGAGGATCAGAAAAAGGgaggacagagggagaaagggaatgGGAGGAACAGGAAACCTTAGATTTTTTCGTTGATAAAGagactgggaaagaaaagtttaatgACTCTGAAGGGGAGGACACAGAGGAGACAGAGGATTACAGACAGTTCAGAAAGTCTGTCCTGGCAGATCAGGGTAAAAATTTTCCTACTGCATCTCACCGGAatgctgaggaggaaggaaccAAATACAAATCTAAAATATCAATCAAGGGCAATAGAGAGAGCGATGGATTTAGAGATGAGAAAAGTTATAAGCTTAAAGAGACTGGCTATGTAGTGGAAAGGCCTAGTGCAACAAAAGATAAGCACAAGGAAGAAGACAAGAGTTCTGAGAGAATAATGATGAAGAAAGAAACTCAGTCACCTGAGCAGGTAAAGTCTGAAAAGCTCAAAGAACTCTTTGATTACAGTCCCCCTCTACACAAGAATCTGGATGCGAGAGAAAAATCCACCTTCAGAGAGGAGAGCCCACTTAGGATCAAAATGATAGCCAGTGACTCCCATCGTCCTGAAGTTAAACTCAAAATGGCACCGGTACCTCTTGACGATTCCAATAG ACCTGCTTCCTTGACTAAAGACAGGCTGCTTGCTAGCACACTTGTCCATTCCGTCAAGAAGGAGCAAGAGTTCCGATCCATCTTTGACCACATTAAGTTGCCACAGGCCAGCAAAAGCACGTCAGAGTCATTTATTCAGCACATTGTGTCGTTGGTTCACCACGTCAAAG AGCAATACTTCAAGTCAGCTGGAATGACCCTAAATGAGAGGTTCACTGCATATCAAAAAGCTACTGAAGAACACTGCACCCGGCAAAAGAGCCCAGAAATACATAG gAGGATTGACATCTCTCCAAGTACCCTGAGGAAGCATACCCGTTTAGCAGGTGAAGAGAGAgtctttaaagaagaaagtcAAAAA GGAGATAAAAAATTAAGGTGCGATTCTGCTGATCTTCGTCATGACATTGACCGACGTAGGAAAGAGCGAAGTAAAGAACGAGGAGACTCAAAGGGTTCCAGGGAATCCAGTGGGTCaaggaagcaggagaaaacTCCAAAAGATTACAAGGATTACAAATCTTACAAAGATGACAG caaacaaaaaagagatCAAGACCGTGCTCGGTCCTCCCCATCTTCCTCTCCATCTTCTTCTTCATCCAGTTCTCGAGAAGAAAAGGattgcaagaaagaaagagatgaagaGTTCAAAACCCACCATGAACAGAAAGAATACTCTGGTTTTGCAGGGGTCAACAGGCCAAGAGGCACCTTT CATGATGACAGAGATGATGGTGTGGATTATTGGGCCAAAAGAGGAAGAGGCCGTGGTACTTTCCAGCGTGGCAGAGGGCGTTTTAACTTCAAAAAGTCAGGTAGCAGTCCAAAGTGGACACATGACAAGTATCAAGGGGATGGGATTgtggaagatgaagaagaaacaattgagaataatgaagaaaaggaCAGACGCAAAGAGGAGAAG gaATAA
- the BCLAF1 gene encoding bcl-2-associated transcription factor 1 isoform X4 — translation MGRSNSRSHSSRSKSRSQSSSRSRSRSHSRKKRYSSRSRSRTYSRSRSRDRVYSRDYRRDYRNNRGMRRPYGYRGRGRGYYQGGGGRYHRGGYRPVWNRRHSRSPRRGRSRSRSPKRRSVSSQRSRSRSRRSYRSSRSPRSSSSRSSSPYSKSPVSSKRRASLEKQAKKTEGAPLQDSPLKNKSQDEQKDTFEHDPSESLDDFNKSSAASGDIWPGLSAYDNSPRSPHSPSIATPPSQSSSCSDAPLLSTAHSAKDTPQHSHSIQHSPERSGSGSLGNGSSRYSPSQNSPLHHIPSRRSPAKTIPSQSAPREEARVRSFYPEGGEQDTTKGGKFMKSPPLHKNLDAREKSTFREESPLRIKMIASDSHRPEVKLKMAPVPLDDSNRPASLTKDRLLASTLVHSVKKEQEFRSIFDHIKLPQASKSTSESFIQHIVSLVHHVKEQYFKSAGMTLNERFTAYQKATEEHCTRQKSPEIHRRIDISPSTLRKHTRLAGEERVFKEESQKGDKKLRCDSADLRHDIDRRRKERSKERGDSKGSRESSGSRKQEKTPKDYKDYKSYKDDSKQKRDQDRARSSPSSSPSSSSSSSREEKDCKKERDEEFKTHHEQKEYSGFAGVNRPRGTFFRIRGRGRARGVFAGTNTGPSNSNTTFQKRPKEEEWDPEYTPKSKKYFLHDDRDDGVDYWAKRGRGRGTFQRGRGRFNFKKSGSSPKWTHDKYQGDGIVEDEEETIENNEEKDRRKEEKE, via the exons ATGGGTCGATCTAACTCAAGATCACATTCTTCAAGATCCAAGTCCAGATCTCAGTCCAGCTCTAGGTCAAGATCCAGATCACATTCTAGAAAAAAGAGATACAG ttctAGGTCTCGGTCAAGGACATACTCACGATCTCGCAGCAGGGATCGTGTTTATTCTAGAGATTATCGCAGAGATTACAGAAATAATAGAGGAATGAGACGTCCCTATGGTTACAGAGGAAGAGGTAGAGGGTATTATCAAGGAGGAGGTGGTAGATACCATCGTGGAGGTTATAGGCCTGTCTGGAACCGAAGACACTCCCGAAGCCCTAGGCGTGGCCGTTCACGTTCCAGAAGTCCAAAACGAAGGTCTGTGTCTTCCCAGAGGTCCCGGAGCAGATCTCGTCGATCTTACAGATCTTCCAGGTCCCCAAGGTCCTCTTCATCTCGTTCTTCATCCCCATACAGCAAATCACCTGTCTCTTCCAAAAGACGTGCGTCTCTGGAAAAGCaggcaaagaaaactgaaggggCTCCTTTGCAAGATAGCcccttgaaaaataaatcacaagaTGAACAGAAAGATACATTTGAACATGACCCATCAGAGTCTCTTGACGATTTTAACAAATCATCAGCAGCTTCTGGCGACATTTGGCCTGGCCTTTCAGCATATGATAACAGTCCAAGGTCACCCCATAGTCCTTCTATTGCCACCCCACCTAGTCAGAGTTCATCTTGCTCTGATGCCCCTTTGCTTAGCACAGCCCACTCAGCAAAGGACACTCCTCAACATTCCCATTCCATTCAGCATAGTCCTGAGAGGTCTGGCTCTGGTTCTCTTGGAAATGGTTCTAGCCGTTATAGTCCTTCTCAGAATAGCCCATTGCATCATATCCCTTCAAGGAGAAGCCCTGCAAAGACAATCCCATCACAGAGCGCTCCCCGTGAGGAGGCTCGAGTGCGGTCATTTTATCCTGAAGGTGGTGAACAGGACACTACAAAAGGTGGAAAGTTTATGAAAAG TCCCCCTCTACACAAGAATCTGGATGCGAGAGAAAAATCCACCTTCAGAGAGGAGAGCCCACTTAGGATCAAAATGATAGCCAGTGACTCCCATCGTCCTGAAGTTAAACTCAAAATGGCACCGGTACCTCTTGACGATTCCAATAG ACCTGCTTCCTTGACTAAAGACAGGCTGCTTGCTAGCACACTTGTCCATTCCGTCAAGAAGGAGCAAGAGTTCCGATCCATCTTTGACCACATTAAGTTGCCACAGGCCAGCAAAAGCACGTCAGAGTCATTTATTCAGCACATTGTGTCGTTGGTTCACCACGTCAAAG AGCAATACTTCAAGTCAGCTGGAATGACCCTAAATGAGAGGTTCACTGCATATCAAAAAGCTACTGAAGAACACTGCACCCGGCAAAAGAGCCCAGAAATACATAG gAGGATTGACATCTCTCCAAGTACCCTGAGGAAGCATACCCGTTTAGCAGGTGAAGAGAGAgtctttaaagaagaaagtcAAAAA GGAGATAAAAAATTAAGGTGCGATTCTGCTGATCTTCGTCATGACATTGACCGACGTAGGAAAGAGCGAAGTAAAGAACGAGGAGACTCAAAGGGTTCCAGGGAATCCAGTGGGTCaaggaagcaggagaaaacTCCAAAAGATTACAAGGATTACAAATCTTACAAAGATGACAG caaacaaaaaagagatCAAGACCGTGCTCGGTCCTCCCCATCTTCCTCTCCATCTTCTTCTTCATCCAGTTCTCGAGAAGAAAAGGattgcaagaaagaaagagatgaagaGTTCAAAACCCACCATGAACAGAAAGAATACTCTGGTTTTGCAGGGGTCAACAGGCCAAGAGGCACCTTT TTTCGAATTAGGGGCAGAGGAAGAGCCAGAGGAGTCTTTGCTGGAACAAATACTGGTCCCAGCAACTCAAATACTACTTTTCAGAAGAGACCGAAGGAAGAGGAATGGGATCCTGAATATACcccaaaaagcaagaaatacttCTTG CATGATGACAGAGATGATGGTGTGGATTATTGGGCCAAAAGAGGAAGAGGCCGTGGTACTTTCCAGCGTGGCAGAGGGCGTTTTAACTTCAAAAAGTCAGGTAGCAGTCCAAAGTGGACACATGACAAGTATCAAGGGGATGGGATTgtggaagatgaagaagaaacaattgagaataatgaagaaaaggaCAGACGCAAAGAGGAGAAG gaATAA
- the BCLAF1 gene encoding bcl-2-associated transcription factor 1 isoform X5, producing the protein MGRSNSRSHSSRSKSRSQSSSRSRSRSHSRKKRYSSRSRSRTYSRSRSRDRVYSRDYRRDYRNNRGMRRPYGYRGRGRGYYQGGGGRYHRGGYRPVWNRRHSRSPRRGRSRSRSPKRRSVSSQRSRSRSRRSYRSSRSPRSSSSRSSSPYSKSPVSSKRRASLEKQAKKTEGAPLQDSPLKNKSQDEQKDTFEHDPSESLDDFNKSSAASGDIWPGLSAYDNSPRSPHSPSIATPPSQSSSCSDAPLLSTAHSAKDTPQHSHSIQHSPERSGSGSLGNGSSRYSPSQNSPLHHIPSRRSPAKTIPSQSAPREEARVRSFYPEGGEQDTTKGGKFMKSPPLHKNLDAREKSTFREESPLRIKMIASDSHRPEVKLKMAPVPLDDSNRPASLTKDRLLASTLVHSVKKEQEFRSIFDHIKLPQASKSTSESFIQHIVSLVHHVKEQYFKSAGMTLNERFTAYQKATEEHCTRQKSPEIHRRIDISPSTLRKHTRLAGEERVFKEESQKGDKKLRCDSADLRHDIDRRRKERSKERGDSKGSRESSGSRKQEKTPKDYKDYKSYKDDSKQKRDQDRARSSPSSSPSSSSSSSREEKDCKKERDEEFKTHHEQKEYSGFAGVNRPRGTFHDDRDDGVDYWAKRGRGRGTFQRGRGRFNFKKSGSSPKWTHDKYQGDGIVEDEEETIENNEEKDRRKEEKE; encoded by the exons ATGGGTCGATCTAACTCAAGATCACATTCTTCAAGATCCAAGTCCAGATCTCAGTCCAGCTCTAGGTCAAGATCCAGATCACATTCTAGAAAAAAGAGATACAG ttctAGGTCTCGGTCAAGGACATACTCACGATCTCGCAGCAGGGATCGTGTTTATTCTAGAGATTATCGCAGAGATTACAGAAATAATAGAGGAATGAGACGTCCCTATGGTTACAGAGGAAGAGGTAGAGGGTATTATCAAGGAGGAGGTGGTAGATACCATCGTGGAGGTTATAGGCCTGTCTGGAACCGAAGACACTCCCGAAGCCCTAGGCGTGGCCGTTCACGTTCCAGAAGTCCAAAACGAAGGTCTGTGTCTTCCCAGAGGTCCCGGAGCAGATCTCGTCGATCTTACAGATCTTCCAGGTCCCCAAGGTCCTCTTCATCTCGTTCTTCATCCCCATACAGCAAATCACCTGTCTCTTCCAAAAGACGTGCGTCTCTGGAAAAGCaggcaaagaaaactgaaggggCTCCTTTGCAAGATAGCcccttgaaaaataaatcacaagaTGAACAGAAAGATACATTTGAACATGACCCATCAGAGTCTCTTGACGATTTTAACAAATCATCAGCAGCTTCTGGCGACATTTGGCCTGGCCTTTCAGCATATGATAACAGTCCAAGGTCACCCCATAGTCCTTCTATTGCCACCCCACCTAGTCAGAGTTCATCTTGCTCTGATGCCCCTTTGCTTAGCACAGCCCACTCAGCAAAGGACACTCCTCAACATTCCCATTCCATTCAGCATAGTCCTGAGAGGTCTGGCTCTGGTTCTCTTGGAAATGGTTCTAGCCGTTATAGTCCTTCTCAGAATAGCCCATTGCATCATATCCCTTCAAGGAGAAGCCCTGCAAAGACAATCCCATCACAGAGCGCTCCCCGTGAGGAGGCTCGAGTGCGGTCATTTTATCCTGAAGGTGGTGAACAGGACACTACAAAAGGTGGAAAGTTTATGAAAAG TCCCCCTCTACACAAGAATCTGGATGCGAGAGAAAAATCCACCTTCAGAGAGGAGAGCCCACTTAGGATCAAAATGATAGCCAGTGACTCCCATCGTCCTGAAGTTAAACTCAAAATGGCACCGGTACCTCTTGACGATTCCAATAG ACCTGCTTCCTTGACTAAAGACAGGCTGCTTGCTAGCACACTTGTCCATTCCGTCAAGAAGGAGCAAGAGTTCCGATCCATCTTTGACCACATTAAGTTGCCACAGGCCAGCAAAAGCACGTCAGAGTCATTTATTCAGCACATTGTGTCGTTGGTTCACCACGTCAAAG AGCAATACTTCAAGTCAGCTGGAATGACCCTAAATGAGAGGTTCACTGCATATCAAAAAGCTACTGAAGAACACTGCACCCGGCAAAAGAGCCCAGAAATACATAG gAGGATTGACATCTCTCCAAGTACCCTGAGGAAGCATACCCGTTTAGCAGGTGAAGAGAGAgtctttaaagaagaaagtcAAAAA GGAGATAAAAAATTAAGGTGCGATTCTGCTGATCTTCGTCATGACATTGACCGACGTAGGAAAGAGCGAAGTAAAGAACGAGGAGACTCAAAGGGTTCCAGGGAATCCAGTGGGTCaaggaagcaggagaaaacTCCAAAAGATTACAAGGATTACAAATCTTACAAAGATGACAG caaacaaaaaagagatCAAGACCGTGCTCGGTCCTCCCCATCTTCCTCTCCATCTTCTTCTTCATCCAGTTCTCGAGAAGAAAAGGattgcaagaaagaaagagatgaagaGTTCAAAACCCACCATGAACAGAAAGAATACTCTGGTTTTGCAGGGGTCAACAGGCCAAGAGGCACCTTT CATGATGACAGAGATGATGGTGTGGATTATTGGGCCAAAAGAGGAAGAGGCCGTGGTACTTTCCAGCGTGGCAGAGGGCGTTTTAACTTCAAAAAGTCAGGTAGCAGTCCAAAGTGGACACATGACAAGTATCAAGGGGATGGGATTgtggaagatgaagaagaaacaattgagaataatgaagaaaaggaCAGACGCAAAGAGGAGAAG gaATAA